A window from Gopherus flavomarginatus isolate rGopFla2 chromosome 4, rGopFla2.mat.asm, whole genome shotgun sequence encodes these proteins:
- the LOC127049647 gene encoding E3 SUMO-protein ligase ZBED1-like, whose translation MEQSSKRSGLLNGRFIFKKFSDGSLDKRTVICIYCQAEFQYHRSTSSLQYHLRAKHAFASSSCATDNPPTANESIQPQQSTLAEFQDRYKPMDQTKYNTLTNAIAKWVAMDCRPLNIVNDRGLRDIIQIASSNQLYTLPSEGTIASQIHDLYNNEKTTKLELLKNALAVALSGDHWTSLGNHSYLGVTAHLIDASWTLQSFALTVMHTEERDAESCAECFLDVAKEWNIQEKVTTISTDSAHSMIAADSHLPFEHMTCIAHSLQQSITVALSDGGFENILEKCRKLVGHFKHSPINNTELGIQPAAKGQKQEPLVQDISTRWNSTLGMVQHLLCNKATITATSALQKQKLSVPTGKDFEKLQKLETLLEPCRFVTELLGGELYVSCSVVLPAFCHIFSVMEVSDDDPEYVIQFKNTFTADLTKHKEGTNMRFLKIATALDPRFKHLKCLPKSERDEVWNMMSEVLKEQHSNAETTELEPPKKKMNLPLVADDENECASVCTALDRYRAEPVISMETCPLEWWSKHEGAYKCLAYVARKYLATPATAVPCERLFSLSGDIVNKKRAALSPVNVNKLVCLSDWLNKK comes from the coding sequence ATGGAGCAAAGCAGCAAAAGATCAGGTCTTTTGAATgggaggtttatttttaaaaaattttcagaTGGTTCTCTGGATAAAAGGACGGTTATCTGTATCTATTGCCAGGCTGAGTTCCAGTACCATCGAAGTACTTCAAGTCTGCAGTACCACTTACGTGCTAAACATGCTTTTGCCTCCAGTTCTTGTGCTACAGATAACCCACCAACAGCCAATGAATCCATCCAACCGCAACAGAGTACACTTGCAGAGTTTCAGGATCGTTACAAGCCCATGGATCAAACGAAGTACAACACCTTAACCAATGCTATTGCAAAGTGGGTAGCTATGGACTGCAGACCACTCAACATTGTAAATGACAGAGGGCTAAGAGATATTATTCAAATTGCATCTTCCAATCAGTTATACACTTTGCCCTCCGAAGGAACCATTGCATCACAAATACATGATCTATATAACAACGAGAAGACTACAAAGTTGGAGCTTTTGAAAAATGCACTAGCTGTTGCTTTGAGTGGTGATCACTGGACGTCCTTGGGCAATCACAGCTATCTTGGAGTCACAGCACACCTGATTGATGCTTCATGGACCCTGCAGTCATTTGCTTTAACTGTAATGCATACTGAAGAGAGAGATGCTGAATCATGTGCAGAGTGTTTCTTGGATGTTGCAAAAGAATGGAATATTCAAGAAAAAGTAACAACAATTAGTACTGACAGTGCACATagtatgatagcagcagacagtcaTTTGCCTTTTGAACACATGACATGCATCGCTCACAGTCTGCAGCAATCCATTACAGTAGCACTCAGTGATGGTGGTTTTGAAAACATActggaaaaatgtagaaaacttgtGGGCCATTTCAAACACAGTCCAATTAACAATACAGAGCTAGGAATACAACCAGCTGCAAAGGGACAGAAACAAGAACCTCTTGTTCAAGATATTTCAACAAGATGGAACTCCACATTGGGTATGGTTCAGCACCTGCTTTGCAATAAAGCCACTATCACAGCCACATCAGCACTTCAAAAACAGAAACTATCAGTGCCAACAGGTAAGGATTTTGAAAAACTGCAAAAGCTAGAAACACTACTTGAGCCCTGCaggtttgtgactgaactccttggcggagaattgtatgtctcctgctctgtggttttacccgcattctgccatatatttagtGTTATGGAAGTCTCAGATGACGACCCAGAATATGTTAttcagtttaagaacactttcactgcagatctgacaaaacacaaagaaggtaccaatatgagatttctaaagatagctacagcacttgacccaaggtttaagcatctgaagtgccttccaaaatctgaaagggatgaggtgtggaacatgatgtcagaagtcttaaaagagcaacactccaatgcggaaactacagaacttgaaccaccaaaaaagaaaatgaaccttcCATTGGtggcagatgatgaaaatgaatgtgcgtcagtctgcactgctttggatcgttatcgagcagaacctgtcatcagcatggaaacatgtcctctggaatggtggtcgaagcatgaaggggcatacaaatgtttagcatatgtggcacgtaaataccttgcaacgccggctacagcagtgccatgtgaacgcctgttctcactttcaggtgacattgtaaataagaagagggcagcattatctcccgtaaatgtaaacaaacttgtttgtcttagcgattggctgaacaagaagtag